One genomic region from Halorussus rarus encodes:
- a CDS encoding CbiX/SirB N-terminal domain-containing protein, translating to MTDQALIIAGHGSHRNPDSATPTRVAVDAARERGAFAEVRPAFWKEAPSFREVCHTVDADEAVVVPLFVSEGYFVEQVLPREFALGERDRGEDGPTFRYADPVGTHPAMTDVIAERAERLLAGEAADATADDAGPVAPEDAALAVVGHGTERNPNSADAVYQHVEALRERSDFAEVDALFMDEAPYVEDVREEFDADEIAVVPLFVADGFHTQDEIPELLGLTDDPRSGYPVPATVEDRRIWYASAVGTDPLVVDVVLERAAEAGADVEATAETDRPVRADAAAAFLDWVQSAGDASDDEGETRVWGELAVTATGEGYDLRHRDDRGTPAVDLDARSVGDLRETVRFAEDGRYRPFAGEASLPTGWGLSGLDREGLLRAAATVYPAGVEHWAADRAGDLDTVPFRAVADRQTGIYECVGDCTPAEMAGAVEACCGNCAKRREWDADDAEAGTSDARDSPTGDGGAIPCREPCSFLVAAAREFHLHEGEPTASGEADATEPDPTVSRGDLTDPANVYRARYRRTRADAQQSTDPTETESRP from the coding sequence ACCAGGCGCTGATCATCGCGGGCCACGGCTCGCACCGCAACCCCGACTCGGCGACGCCGACCCGCGTCGCGGTCGACGCCGCCCGCGAGCGCGGGGCGTTCGCGGAGGTCCGCCCGGCGTTCTGGAAGGAGGCGCCCTCCTTCCGGGAGGTCTGCCACACCGTCGACGCCGACGAGGCCGTCGTCGTCCCGCTGTTCGTTAGCGAGGGCTACTTCGTCGAGCAGGTGCTCCCCCGGGAGTTCGCGCTGGGCGAGCGCGACCGCGGCGAAGACGGCCCGACCTTCAGGTACGCAGATCCGGTCGGCACCCACCCCGCGATGACCGACGTCATCGCAGAGCGCGCCGAGCGCCTGCTGGCGGGCGAGGCCGCCGACGCGACCGCCGACGACGCCGGACCGGTCGCGCCGGAGGACGCCGCGCTGGCGGTCGTGGGCCACGGCACCGAGCGCAACCCCAACAGCGCCGACGCCGTCTACCAGCACGTCGAGGCCCTGCGCGAGCGGAGCGACTTCGCGGAGGTCGACGCGCTGTTCATGGACGAGGCCCCCTACGTCGAGGACGTCCGCGAGGAGTTCGACGCCGACGAGATCGCGGTCGTCCCGCTGTTCGTCGCCGACGGCTTCCACACGCAGGACGAGATTCCCGAACTGCTCGGCCTGACCGACGACCCGCGGTCGGGCTACCCCGTCCCGGCGACCGTCGAGGACCGGCGCATCTGGTACGCCTCGGCGGTCGGAACCGACCCGCTGGTCGTCGACGTGGTGCTGGAGCGCGCCGCGGAGGCCGGCGCGGACGTCGAGGCGACCGCCGAGACCGACCGACCCGTCCGGGCCGACGCAGCCGCGGCGTTCCTCGACTGGGTCCAGAGCGCCGGCGACGCCTCCGACGACGAGGGCGAGACGCGCGTGTGGGGCGAACTCGCCGTCACCGCGACCGGCGAGGGGTACGACCTGCGCCACCGCGACGACCGCGGGACGCCGGCGGTCGACCTCGACGCGCGGTCGGTCGGCGACCTGCGCGAGACGGTCCGGTTCGCCGAGGACGGCCGGTACCGCCCGTTCGCGGGCGAGGCGAGCCTGCCGACCGGGTGGGGCCTCTCGGGACTCGACCGCGAGGGGCTGCTTCGCGCCGCGGCGACCGTCTACCCGGCCGGCGTCGAGCACTGGGCCGCCGACCGCGCGGGCGACCTCGACACCGTCCCGTTCCGGGCGGTCGCCGACCGCCAGACCGGCATCTACGAGTGCGTCGGCGACTGCACGCCCGCGGAGATGGCCGGCGCCGTCGAGGCGTGCTGCGGCAACTGCGCGAAGCGCCGGGAGTGGGACGCGGACGACGCCGAGGCTGGGACGTCGGACGCCCGCGACTCGCCGACCGGCGACGGCGGCGCGATTCCCTGCCGGGAGCCGTGTTCGTTCCTCGTCGCGGCGGCCCGCGAGTTCCACCTGCACGAAGGAGAACCGACGGCAAGCGGGGAGGCGGACGCAACCGAGCCAGACCCGACCGTCTCGCGGGGCGACCTGACCGACCCCGCGAACGTCTACCGGGCCCGCTACCGGCGGACCCGGGCGGACGCACAGCAGTCGACCGACCCGACCGAGACCGAATCACGACCATGA